A section of the Phaseolus vulgaris cultivar G19833 chromosome 8, P. vulgaris v2.0, whole genome shotgun sequence genome encodes:
- the LOC137823927 gene encoding fructose-bisphosphate aldolase, cytoplasmic isozyme 1: MSAFVGKYADELIKNAKYIATPGKGILAADESTGTIGKRLASINVENIEANRQALRELLFTAPNALQYLSGVILFEETLYQKTSDGKPFVEVLNENNVIPGIKVDKGVVELAATNGETTTQGFDSLGARCQQYYKAGARFAKWRAVLKIGPNEPSELSIQQNAQGLARYAIICQENGLVPIVEPEILTDGAHDIAKCAAVTEIVLAAVYKALNDHHVLLEGTLLKPNMVTPGSDSPKVAPEVIAEYTVQALRRTVPAAVPGIVFLSGGQSEEEATLNLNAMNKLEVLKPWTLSFSFGRALQQSTLKTWGGKEENVAKAQEAFLARCKANSEATLGKHVGESQTGLASESLYEKNYKY, translated from the exons ATGTCTGCGTTTGTTGGCAAGTATGCAG ATGAGCTTATCAAGAATGCTAAGTACATAGCCACACCAGGGAAGGGTATTTTGGCAGCAGATGAGAGCACTGGCACCATTGGAAAGCGTCTAGCCAGCATTAACGTTGAGAACATTGAGGCAAACCGCCAAGCCCTTCGAGAGCTTCTCTTCACCGCTCCAAATGCCCTCCAATACCTCTCTGGTGTCATCCTCTTTGAGGAAACCCTTTACCAGAAAACCTCTGATGGGAAGCCTTTTGTTGAGGTCCTTAACGAGAACAATGTGATCCCAGGCATCAAGGTGGACAAGGGTGTTGTTGAGTTGGCTGCCACAAACGGTGAAACCACCACACAGGGCTTTGACTCTCTTGGAGCTCGGTGCCAGCAGTACTACAAGGCAGGGGCACGCTTTGCAAAGTGGCGTGCAGTTCTCAAAATTGGCCCCAATGAGCCCTCTGAGCTTTCCATCCAGCAGAATGCACAGGGTTTGGCTCGCTATGCCATCATCTGCCAGGAGAATGGCCTTGTACCCATTGTTGAGCCTGAGATTCTTACTGATGGAGCCCATGACATAGCCAAATGTGCTGCTGTTACTGAGATTGTGCTTGCAGCTGTTTACAAAGCTCTCAATGATCACCATGTTCTTCTTGAAGGAACTCTTCTCAAACCCAACATGGTCACTCCAGGCTCTGATAGCCCCAAG GTAGCACCTGAGGTGATTGCTGAGTACACAGTTCAGGCACTTCGCAGGACTGTCCCAGCTGCGGTGCCAGGGATTGTGTTCCTGTCTGGTGGACAAAGTGAAGAAGAAGCTACCCTGAACCTCAATGCAATGAACAAGTTGGAGGTGTTGAAGCCATGGACTCTCTCATTCTCATTTGGGAGGGCACTGCAGCAAAGCACACTCAAGACATGGGGTGGAAAGGAAGAGAATGTTGCCAAAGCTCAAGAAGCATTCCTTGCAAGATGCAAGGCCAATTCTGAGGCAACTCTGGGGAAGCATGTTGGTGAAAGCCAAACTGGGTTGGCTTCTGAGAGTTTGTATGAGAAAAACTACAAATATTAG
- the LOC137823928 gene encoding uncharacterized protein At1g08160-like gives MLPSVEELGIPKEPRNQHSLRSESSNSLASTRAILGQPRLQRTKPIIWCAAILCFIFSLVLIFCGIATLIVYFAMKPRNPTFDIPNASLNVVYFDSPQYLNGEFTLLANFSNPNRRIGVRFESLNIELFYSDRLVSSQTIKPFTQRPRETRLQSVNLISSLVFLPQDVGVKLQRQVENNRINYNARGTFKVRFNIGLIHLSCWLHTICQIEMTSPPTGILVARQCITNRSR, from the coding sequence ATGCTACCATCTGTTGAAGAACTTGGCATACCAAAAGAACCAAGGAATCAACACTCTCTGAGATCTGAATCTTCAAATTCCCTTGCCAGCACCAGAGCAATTCTTGGCCAACCTCGACTTCAAAGGACCAAACCAATTATATGGTGTGCTGCAATACTCTGCTTCATATTCAGCCTCGTACTTATCTTCTGTGGAATTGCAACACTGATCGTCTACTTTGCCATGAAACCAAGAAATCCCACTTTTGACATTCCCAATGCAAGCCTCAATGTGGTGTACTTTGACTCACCACAGTACCTCAATGGTGAGTTCACTCTCCTTGCAAACTTTTCCAATCCTAACAGGAGAATTGGGGTGAGGTTTGAGTCCTTGAACATTGAGCTTTTCTACTCAGACAGACTTGTATCATCACAGACAATAAAACCTTTTACTCAAAGGCCAAGGGAAACAAGGTTGCAATCAGTGAACTTGATATCAAGCTTAGTGTTTTTGCCTCAAGATGTTGGTGTAAAACTTCAAAGGCAAGTGGAAAATAACAGGATCAATTACAATGCAAGAGGAACATTTAAGGTGAGGTTCAACATTGGCCTTATCCATTTATCTTGCTGGCTGCATACCATATGCCAGATAGAGATGACTAGTCCTCCAACTGGTATTCTAGTGGCCAGACAATGCATAACAAACCGATCAAGATGA
- the LOC137824415 gene encoding heavy metal-associated isoprenylated plant protein 47-like isoform X1 has translation MKQKIVIRVSLKCEKCRKKAFKIISDENDADVISVAVEGEHKDKVVVIGESLDSVCLVRALRKKIFQNVIIESVEEVKEEKKKEEKKEEKKEEKEEKLPPWYPWYSWHPYPSCPPPILYGHECHDSVCIVM, from the exons ATGAAG CAGAAGATAGTTATAAGGGTGTCACTGAAGTGCGAGAAATGCAGAAAGAAGgcattcaaaatcatttcagATGAAAACG ATGCAGATGTGATATCAGTGGCTGTAGAAGGAGAACATAAAGATAAAGTGGTTGTGATCGGAGAAAGTTTGGATTCAGTTTGTTTGGTTAGGGCCTTGAGGAAGAAAATATTTCAGAATGTCATAATCGAGAGTGTGGAAGAAgtgaaagaagagaaaaagaaagaggaaaagaaagaagaaaaaaaagaagaaaaagaggaaaAGCTACCACCATGGTATCCATGGTATTCATGGCATCCATATCCATCGTGTCCTCCACCCATTCTATATGGACATGAATGTCATGATAGTGTCTGCATTGTCATGTAA
- the LOC137824415 gene encoding heavy metal-associated isoprenylated plant protein 47-like isoform X2 — protein sequence MKKIVIRVSLKCEKCRKKAFKIISDENDADVISVAVEGEHKDKVVVIGESLDSVCLVRALRKKIFQNVIIESVEEVKEEKKKEEKKEEKKEEKEEKLPPWYPWYSWHPYPSCPPPILYGHECHDSVCIVM from the exons ATGAAG AAGATAGTTATAAGGGTGTCACTGAAGTGCGAGAAATGCAGAAAGAAGgcattcaaaatcatttcagATGAAAACG ATGCAGATGTGATATCAGTGGCTGTAGAAGGAGAACATAAAGATAAAGTGGTTGTGATCGGAGAAAGTTTGGATTCAGTTTGTTTGGTTAGGGCCTTGAGGAAGAAAATATTTCAGAATGTCATAATCGAGAGTGTGGAAGAAgtgaaagaagagaaaaagaaagaggaaaagaaagaagaaaaaaaagaagaaaaagaggaaaAGCTACCACCATGGTATCCATGGTATTCATGGCATCCATATCCATCGTGTCCTCCACCCATTCTATATGGACATGAATGTCATGATAGTGTCTGCATTGTCATGTAA